The Culex pipiens pallens isolate TS chromosome 2, TS_CPP_V2, whole genome shotgun sequence DNA window ATCAATCCCATCAGGCCGCGGGttatcggctcccctcccactaacatttacacacaagatcctctgtaattactcttagcattaagaacaatgtaattacaaaagccgactcggtcctaaccaggtcccagtaccgaaaaggacctaataaaaataatttcaataaaaaaaatccttaaattctaaaactcaaaaattctcaaattctcagattctaaattctataattttgcaagtctaacatatttttttttaattttcaaattttagacttataaaattcttatgttctacaattcttaaaaatataacattctataattctaaatttctaaattctaatctaatttaaCCCTAGTGCTGCGCTGGCTGCCATCTTTTCGGAAGCATCCTGAGGAATATCGGGGCGCTTACTCCCAACATCTTTCTACGGCCAGCCAACtacgtaaagttaaccgcaaagctAATTCGTTGAAGTGGATTCAGTTTGAGCAtgaatattcaaccaacaagaGGATCCCCCGTTCACGTTCCACGATTTTAAATGACTcatattctaaatttctaaaattgtgaGATTCTAAAATTCGTTTCAATTAAATTCTTGGATTTCAGAATTatagaactttagaattttagaattgttgaattctggagttttatttttagttacaATGGATTCTTTAGGAAAtcacaacagagttttggagaatTTATATTCATTCAGAAATcctacaattctagagtttggTTTTTGAGAAGGGTTTTTACAATGTTTATAtcaccttttcaaataaaacaccAGAATtcaacaattctaaaattcttaagttctatgttggagaaaattctgaaatcctattatttttgattaaaatttttaagacatttgaaaacaaaacaaatacataacaattaaaaatttacaaaaagattaaataataaaaaagttcaagatggtatgtcagagactgaatctggaataagattattttattttgtttcatagatttgttgGCAAAATTATCATATATAttcccccaaggtgaaccttccatgagggcaccggcaactccaggttgtggccactactgtcgaaatggccatttgcaggttcaatatgaaaactatgaattttgatacccatattgccaccaCTCGTATGTTTCGGTTAATGTTACCCCGGGCCCAagaggaacctgctttgagggcaccggccactccaggttgtggttaCTAcagtcgaaatgtcaattttcatgttcagtatcaaaaaccatgaattttgatacctatactaccacaactcgtatggttctataaatgtcccccaggacccgggggaaccttcttaaagggcagcggccactccaggttttggccaccactgtcgaaatggcaattttccaCCGGTCCGCTGCGcacgaatttcctccttctgctgctggtggttcttccttctggttgctggtcctcttcgtctattggctgctgctgctgctccgcaccgacccgacgtgcacagttcgagtgatcgttccaaagtgacttgcttttgcgaaattttctgcttaaatagcggcacagccggagaacggcacaaaaggggcgcggcctcgaatgcatacgctcgctctgattggtcatctgtccgatttgtactgaaaaattactcattttgattgcatgttttaagtgctttaactatgtttcgTCAAACTTTCTATGTTGTTAAACGATAGCTGAAGTCTTTccctttcgattggtggttcaACTGTCTGGATtaattcacagggaaaaaagatataagcgttcgaaatgtcccctttttttgaacgcttaaaagtgacgctttggatcgaatttctgaactgacCCGACTgaccccccaatatagtaagtagagacatagtcctatgccAAAAAAATGTATAAGTAAGAAATGTAGTTTTTCTGGCCAgcaaaaaatttgtttattgcAAATTGCAAATTGGATCACACTAATGTTGCACGCTCACACTCTccgattttgtttttgtaaccTTAAAATTGAACACCTCATGACAGCCATTAGCTGCAAATGTTACTGACCTTGACCCTTGAGTAGCTGCGACCACGCAAAAGTAATTCTTAAAAACGGTTTAATAATTTGATCGCAGACCTGATTCACCATGGACCACGAGGCCGCGATCAACCGTCTACAGGACTTGCAGGGCCGTTTCCTGTCGGATCCGGAAAGGGGCGAGCTTCGCAGCTACGACGTTGCGGAGATTCTGGCCATTGTTCGCCGAGAGAGTCGTCTGGAGCGGATTGTCGAAATGCCCAAGAGTGACGGGGCTGCGGTTCGATTCCGGAAGCGAGGAAACCAGTTCTACCTGGAAAGGGACTTTGACCAAGCGCTGGTGTTCTACAACCAGAGCATTAGCCACGCGGAAGTCGGCTCGGAACAGCTGGGCATCGGCTATGGGAATCGGTGAGTGGGGAATTGGAAGTTATTTCGTGGGATTTTGATTGAGATTGTGTTGAATTTTTAAGGTCGGCCGTTTTGTTCGAGCAGCGCGACTACGAGTTGGCCCTGTACAGCATCGACCTGGCCAAGAAGCACAACTATCCGGAGAGATTGATGCCAAAGTTGCTGGCCAGAGAGGTCAGCTGCAAGCAGCGGATCGCCGACGGTTACTCGAAGGGGACTGTTCCGAAGCAACGGATGGGCATCAATGTGGACACTAATCCGAGGATTCCATttctggccaaagggattggGATGAGTTACGATGCCAAGTTTGGCCGAGGATTGGTCGCCGAGAAGGACTTCAACCCTGGAGACGTGATTTGCGATGAACCAATCGAGTTGTGCGCGCTTGAGCCGAATTTGTTGCTCAGTAGCTGCAACCAGTGCAGCGCTGAGTTGGTCGAAATGCTGATCCCGTGTCTCACCTGTCCGATGGTCATGTTTTGCAGCGAAAAGTGTCGCGAGCTAAATTGGCAGCTGTACCATCGATTTGAGTGTGCCGTTGCCTCGAAGCACTTTATTTCTTCATTCGTCACTGTTGCAACACATCCGAGGTTGTTTTTCTATGGCTTGTCTCAGTTTGGGGACGATCTGCAAGCCATGATGGACTACTGTGAAGCGGAAGTTTCTCCCAAACATAATCCGCTTGAAATCGATTTCGCCAATCTCAACCGACTGGAAGTTTTCAAGGCCTTTCACAGCTTCAAGCCGGCTTCAACTCCAGAGATGAGCAATGAACAGAAGTTTGTGGCCAGCGTTCATTACCTGACATACCTGCAGCATCCCTTGGTCAGATCAATCATCTCCACCGACGTTCAACGCCGCTTCTTTCTGCGTTCAATTCAGGACTACATTAACGTGAGCACCTCCGCAGCAAAGTCTGTAAACGATCTTAAAGGCCACAACACAACTCTGATTACACCCATCGTCAGCCTCTGCAATCACTCGTGTGACCCGAATGCGACCGCGATTGTCCACCGCGGCCGAACGAAGCTAGTCCTGTTGCGACCCGTCCGCCAAGGGGAACAAATCTTCAGCTCCTGCGCGCCACCATGGTGGGATTCTGACCAGAAGGAAGAACAGGTCATTTTGAACTTCAAGTGCCAGTGCGTGGTTTGCGATCGCGAATCGGACGCAGGTCGGCAGTGGCGTTCGATGCTGAAACGGCCATTTCCGAAACATGCCATCAAGAATATGGACACCTTGATGGCGGTGGAGAACCACGTGGACACGCACGTTGCCGCCAGGTTGAACGCGTTCCAGCAATTCTTCAAACGATTCGCCGTTTTGCATCCCCACGCGGCGCTCGGACCGTGCTTGGAACGTTACTGTCTGCTGCTGAACAATTGTTCCTACACCGAAGATGAGGCTCTGCTGCGGGCCAGATTGCAGGCTGATTTTTGTTGAGCAGTGAATTTGAATGAAATGTGGCGAATTTTGTGaggaattgaattgaattatacTTTAAACGCTTTAAACACAACTTTGGAATTATTGATATTCCGAAATTTCCgaacattaaaataattgttgttgtaaaattcataaaattcataaaaatcgttaaattcataatattcataaaattctcaaaattcgtaaaattcataaaattcataaaattcataaaaatcgttaaattcataatattcataaaattctcaaaattcgtaaaattcataaaattcataaaattcataaaattcgtaaaattcgtaaaattcgtaaaattcataatgtttataaaactcataatattcacaaaattcataaaatttgtaaaattcataaaattcataaaattcataaaattcataatattcatcaaattcataatattcataaaattcgtaagattcataaaatttgtaaaattcataaaattcataaaaatcataaaattcataatattcataaaattcataatattcatAAAATTCGTAAGATTCATAAAGTtcataaaattcgtaaaattcataaaattaataaaattcgtaaaatttataaaattcgtaaaattcataaaatttgtaaaattcataaaattcataaaattcataaaatttataatattcataaatttcataaaattcataaaattcgtaaaattcatgatattcaaaaaatttataatattcataaaattcataaaattcataatattcataaaatttataatattcataaatttcataaaattcataaaattcgtaaaattcatgatattcaaaaaatttataatattcataaaattcataatattcatgaaattcaaaaaattcataaaattcataaaaatcgtaaaattcgtaaaattcataatagtcataaaattcgtaaaattaataaaattcgtaaaattcataaaattcataatgttTATAAAACTCATAATATTCATAATATTCactaaattcataaaatttgtaaaattcataaaattcataatattcataaaattcataatattcatAAAATTCGTAAGATTCATAAAGTtcataaaattcgtaaaattcctaaaattaataaaattcgtaaaatttataaaattcataaaatttgtaaaattcataaaattcataaaattcataaaaatcataaaattcataatattcataaaattcataatattcataaaattcgtaagattcataaaattcgtaaaattcataaaattaagaaaattcgtaaaatttataaaattcgtaaaattcataaaatttgtaaaattcataaaattcataaaattcagaaaattcataatattcataaaatttaaaatttaatattcgtaaaattcataatattcataaaattcaaaaaaatcataaaattcataatattcataaaattcataatattcataaaattcgtaagattcataaaattcgtaaaattcataaaattaataaaattcgtaaaatttataaaatttgtaaaattcataaaatttgtaaaattcataaaattcagaaaattcataatattcataaaatttaaaatttaatatccgtaaaattcataatattcataaaattcaaaaaaaatcataaaattcataaaattcataatattcataaaatttataatattcataaatttcataaaattcataatattcatAAAATTCGTAATATTCATAATATTCATAATATtcacaaaattcataaaattcataaaattcaaaaaaatcataaaattcataaaattcgtaaaattcataaaaatcgtaaaattcataaaattaaagaaatcgtaaaattcatcaaattcataatattcataaaatttaaaacaaaaacaaaaaaaatcgtaaaattcataaaactcataatattcataaaattcataatattcgtaaaattagattaaattgtCAAATGGTCCTATCTCCATAGAAAACACATGAGGCGGGATaggtagttttgaaaatttaatgtaggattagtaaaattcataaaattcataaaatttataatattcataaaattcataatattcataaatttcataatattcataaaattcataatattcataaatttcataatattcataaaattcataatattcataaaattcataatattcataaaattcataatattcacaatattcacaaaattcataaaattcgtaaaattcataaaattcgtaaaattcataatattcatAAAATTAGTGAGATtcataaaattcgtaaaattcataaaattcgtaaaattcataatattcataaaattcataatattcatAATATACATAATATTCATAATATTCatagaattcaaaaaattcgtaaaattcataattttcataaaattcataaaattcgtaaaaatcatgtattcatgaatttcataaaattcataatattcatgaaattcataaaattcataatatttttaaattattaaattaataattaaattattaaattatttttttatatatttcagaatttttgagttcaaatacatacatacatacatttatacattttagaatttttgagtttttaaattaaaaatatcctaatttggaatttttatattttttaaccttggttttaattttttgcattttaaaatttttaacgtttggttttaaatttattttgcatttttaaattaaatacttttaaatttaaatttcagaatttcttttattttaaaataggtTCTGAACAGGGCTCAAGcctcgtttaatttttttgtacaacGGTGAAAACACGCATGGAAACTacatatttctgattttttttttgtattctagTTCAAAAAGAATACCAACCCGCATAATCAAATACCAAAGGTGAAACTGTCGAAAtcatatgaaaattatttctggtatggttaccatttgtgatattgttgatataatgtcacgaccatataacaaaattaaaatggtacTATTTCCAGAATTGTTACACTTATCTTGACATATTCGaatggttgttttttttcctacaatttaATGAACGGTATCTATTCGTCATACGATTAGGATGGTTCGAAACAGCTATTGTTAGAACATAATAGTACTGTAGCCGGTATGATAAAAGTAATGATACTCGGTATGATTTAGTCAAAGAAACCtaagcggaaaatttcctaaatttcctaagtcctaataattgaaacaattgcacaacaattaatggtacgatataattattcctcatatgtttggtattatttcaaacagtttttgtatgattgagccaaaaatgaattttagcgaaaattttcttaagtcccaatgattcaaacaattgttcaacaattcatggagaaATATAACTTTTCGCCATATGGTAAGGATTTTTCGGAACAGCAATTGTTAAAACATAAGGGTACCATAGCCAACGTAGTATTTCCAACttgaagttcagcgaaaaactcttaagtcccaataatccaaacaattgtacaacaattcatggaactcttaagacaatattttttttccgatgaatcaactatggtcctcGTGGAAAGATCTGTCAAGTAAGATactttctgtcaagaaaggacgcaaaggtaatttttcaaaattgatttacaaAAGTTTCGCGTACAAAGAGTTCCCGTACTGAGAAAAATAgactttatcgttgtgaacaataatttcaatttcagaTTTAATAATTTCGGcacttctaaatttctaaacctgattttttgttaaaatttaatctcctatttttttatttttaatgttttgaattatttagcttccaaaatttctgaatttttgttttgccaGAAAAtcaaaccggaaatggattttatttgtatttttttattggctcaaactttgcggggccttccctatcgagaaattaaaagtgagagtgtgtgcaacatggagttaaactttctgtgcagttgctgtgaaggttcccatggcacttcgaaaagtttaactccatgttgcacgcacacactctcacttttaatttctcgattaccaaagaagttattttgtgtcattgtttCATCCAGAAATGGTTCGTCAATATTCGAAtacctgtaacttttgaaggattttttttgtgtgtcttcggcaaattatttattattattagtttttttaaagacaCTTTACCATTGCAATGGCACTCGTGTCCTTtttttcttcggcaaagttgtaggtattcgtATTTTGTTTctgccgatttttaaattaaggcagttgtaaatatttttcaaagtttatgactTGCAaatgagacttgtatgggtgaatcaatgacacaaaattgattctttggtcatatgaaaggccccacaaagtttgagcaaaataaaaaaaattaaaatggttgaaatcggccgatttagtagagaattgctcaaataatcATTGTTAGGGATTTTCCCtctgattaatttaattttcaacggAAAACCTAACCCGTCCTTTTGGTTTTCggcatttgttatgttttttataAGTCCAGGA harbors:
- the LOC120426619 gene encoding SET and MYND domain-containing protein 4-like — encoded protein: MDHEAAINRLQDLQGRFLSDPERGELRSYDVAEILAIVRRESRLERIVEMPKSDGAAVRFRKRGNQFYLERDFDQALVFYNQSISHAEVGSEQLGIGYGNRSAVLFEQRDYELALYSIDLAKKHNYPERLMPKLLAREVSCKQRIADGYSKGTVPKQRMGINVDTNPRIPFLAKGIGMSYDAKFGRGLVAEKDFNPGDVICDEPIELCALEPNLLLSSCNQCSAELVEMLIPCLTCPMVMFCSEKCRELNWQLYHRFECAVASKHFISSFVTVATHPRLFFYGLSQFGDDLQAMMDYCEAEVSPKHNPLEIDFANLNRLEVFKAFHSFKPASTPEMSNEQKFVASVHYLTYLQHPLVRSIISTDVQRRFFLRSIQDYINVSTSAAKSVNDLKGHNTTLITPIVSLCNHSCDPNATAIVHRGRTKLVLLRPVRQGEQIFSSCAPPWWDSDQKEEQVILNFKCQCVVCDRESDAGRQWRSMLKRPFPKHAIKNMDTLMAVENHVDTHVAARLNAFQQFFKRFAVLHPHAALGPCLERYCLLLNNCSYTEDEALLRARLQADFC